The Streptomyces europaeiscabiei genome window below encodes:
- a CDS encoding HAMP domain-containing sensor histidine kinase — MRTRLLPLLIILMAAVLLALGVPLAVSLAAARQQEVVVDRIDDTARFASLAQFVTERPSGSRVDTTDGRGETLQRELEQYYKVYGIKAGVFYRELNQLPMANAPREWGRPTEGEGLAALKEALLGRRPHSPKQVWPWQEGRLVVASPVIHDGDVVAAVVTDSPTDQMRSKILRGWLIIGAGEIAAMLLAVGAALRLTGWVLKPVRVLDFTTHAIASGRIKSRVAVAGGPPELRRLARSFNEMADNVEDVLEQQRAFVADASHQLRNPLAALLLRIDLLALELPEGNEEIASVRTEGKRLGSVLDDLLDLALAEHAESDLGLIDVGELTAERIASWSPLADDKGVTLVGTCPATTAWADPIALSSALDAVIDNALKFTPAGEAVEVRVTSNGESSTVVVTDGGPGLSDEELERVGDRFWRSTAHQNIKGSGLGLSISRALIAAGGGSISYAHHKPHGLRVTVTVPRARPHV; from the coding sequence GTGCGCACTCGTCTTCTTCCGCTGCTCATCATCCTGATGGCCGCCGTGCTGCTGGCCCTCGGCGTTCCGCTGGCGGTGAGCCTCGCGGCGGCGCGGCAACAGGAGGTCGTCGTCGACCGCATCGACGACACGGCGCGCTTCGCCTCCCTCGCCCAGTTCGTCACCGAACGCCCGAGCGGCTCCCGCGTGGACACCACCGACGGCCGCGGCGAGACCCTGCAACGGGAGCTGGAGCAGTACTACAAGGTGTACGGCATCAAGGCCGGCGTCTTCTACCGGGAGCTGAACCAGCTGCCCATGGCCAACGCCCCCCGCGAGTGGGGCAGGCCCACCGAGGGCGAGGGGCTCGCCGCGCTCAAGGAGGCTCTGCTGGGGCGCCGTCCGCACAGCCCGAAACAGGTGTGGCCCTGGCAGGAGGGCCGGCTTGTCGTCGCGTCCCCGGTCATCCATGACGGTGACGTCGTCGCCGCCGTCGTCACCGACTCGCCCACCGATCAGATGCGCTCGAAGATCCTGCGAGGCTGGCTGATCATCGGCGCGGGCGAGATCGCCGCGATGCTCCTCGCCGTCGGTGCCGCGCTGCGTCTGACGGGCTGGGTCCTCAAGCCCGTACGTGTCCTCGACTTCACCACCCACGCCATCGCCTCCGGACGCATCAAGTCCAGGGTGGCGGTGGCCGGCGGCCCGCCCGAACTCCGTCGCCTGGCACGGTCGTTCAACGAGATGGCCGACAACGTCGAGGACGTCCTGGAACAGCAGCGCGCCTTCGTCGCCGACGCCTCGCACCAACTGCGCAACCCGCTGGCCGCGTTGCTGCTCCGCATCGACCTGCTCGCGCTCGAACTGCCCGAGGGCAACGAGGAGATCGCCTCCGTCCGCACCGAGGGCAAGCGCCTCGGCTCGGTCCTCGACGACCTGCTCGACCTGGCGCTCGCCGAGCACGCGGAGTCCGATCTGGGGCTCATAGATGTGGGCGAGCTGACCGCCGAGCGCATCGCGTCCTGGTCGCCGCTGGCCGACGACAAGGGCGTGACGCTGGTCGGCACCTGCCCGGCCACCACGGCCTGGGCCGACCCCATCGCCCTGTCCAGCGCCTTGGACGCGGTGATCGACAACGCCCTGAAGTTCACGCCCGCCGGGGAGGCCGTCGAGGTGCGGGTCACCTCGAACGGTGAATCATCCACGGTCGTCGTCACCGACGGCGGGCCAGGCCTCAGCGACGAGGAACTGGAACGGGTCGGCGACCGCTTCTGGCGCAGCACCGCGCACCAGAACATCAAGGGATCGGGCCTGGGGCTCTCCATCTCCCGGGCGCTGATCGCGGCGGGTGGCGGTTCCATCTCGTACGCCCACCACAAGCCGCACGGGCTGCGGGTGACGGTGACGGTGCCCAGAGCGCGTCCGCACGTCTGA
- a CDS encoding response regulator transcription factor: MRLLLVEDDNHVAAALSAVLARHGFDVTHARSGEEALQALVPEGNGFGVVLLDLGLPDQDGYEVCGKIRKRTSTPVIMVTARADVRSRIHGLNLGADDYVVKPYDTGELLARIHAVARRRAPDEAAAPGDSGLRLGSVLIELPTRQVSVDGSVVQLTRKEFDLLALLAQRPGVVFRREQIISEVWRTSWEGTGRTLEVHVASLRSKLRMPALIETVRGVGYRLVAPTP, translated from the coding sequence ATGAGACTGCTCCTCGTCGAGGACGACAACCATGTCGCCGCCGCCCTGTCCGCGGTCCTGGCCCGGCACGGCTTCGACGTCACGCACGCCCGCAGTGGCGAGGAGGCCCTCCAGGCACTCGTCCCCGAGGGCAACGGCTTCGGGGTCGTCCTGCTCGACCTCGGCCTGCCCGACCAGGACGGTTACGAGGTCTGCGGCAAGATCCGCAAGCGCACCAGCACCCCGGTGATCATGGTGACGGCCCGCGCCGACGTACGCTCCCGGATCCACGGCCTCAACCTCGGCGCCGACGACTACGTGGTCAAGCCGTACGACACCGGCGAGCTCCTTGCCCGTATCCACGCCGTCGCCCGCCGCCGGGCCCCCGACGAGGCCGCCGCCCCCGGCGACAGCGGGCTGCGACTGGGGTCGGTACTCATCGAGCTGCCCACCCGCCAGGTCAGCGTGGACGGCTCGGTCGTCCAGCTGACCCGCAAGGAGTTCGACCTGCTCGCGCTGCTGGCCCAGCGGCCCGGGGTGGTGTTCCGCCGGGAACAGATCATCAGTGAGGTGTGGCGGACCAGTTGGGAAGGGACCGGCCGCACCCTGGAAGTGCACGTCGCCTCCCTGCGGTCCAAGCTGCGGATGCCCGCCCTGATCGAGACGGTGCGCGGGGTCGGCTACCGGCTGGTCGCCCCGACGCCGTAG
- a CDS encoding amino acid ABC transporter permease, translated as MSSVLYDAPGPRAKRRNAILTVVFVALLALLAWWVWRAMDDKGQLEWKLWKPFTTSEAWTTYLLPGLANTLKAAALAMVIALPLGALFGIARLSDHRWVRIPAGAVVEFFRAIPVLVLMLFANELFARSSGVSNEDRPLYAVVTGLVLYNASVLAEIVRAGILALPKGQTEAAQAIGLRKGQTMGTILLPQAVTVMLPAIVSQLVVIVKDTALGGALLSFTELLNSRQTLAAFYANVIPSFIVVAIIYIVLNFIITSFASWLEQRLRRGKKSTGAVLPAAAIAGTTATGGEGGGAIGLGLGPDTYPGSTDTPPRKTDN; from the coding sequence ATGAGTTCCGTCCTCTACGACGCCCCCGGCCCCCGGGCCAAGCGGCGCAACGCGATCCTCACGGTGGTCTTTGTCGCTCTGCTCGCCCTGCTCGCGTGGTGGGTGTGGCGGGCGATGGACGACAAGGGCCAGCTGGAGTGGAAGCTCTGGAAGCCGTTCACCACGTCCGAGGCCTGGACCACCTATCTGCTGCCCGGCCTCGCCAACACGCTCAAGGCCGCAGCACTCGCCATGGTGATCGCCCTCCCGCTGGGCGCACTCTTCGGCATCGCACGCCTGTCCGACCACCGATGGGTTCGGATCCCGGCCGGCGCCGTTGTCGAGTTCTTCCGTGCGATCCCCGTGCTGGTGCTCATGCTGTTCGCCAACGAGCTCTTCGCCCGCTCGTCGGGCGTCAGCAACGAGGATCGGCCGCTCTACGCGGTGGTCACCGGTCTGGTGCTCTACAACGCGTCGGTGCTCGCCGAGATCGTTCGCGCCGGCATCCTCGCCCTTCCCAAGGGCCAGACGGAGGCCGCACAGGCGATCGGCCTGCGCAAGGGCCAGACGATGGGCACCATCCTGCTGCCCCAGGCCGTCACCGTGATGCTGCCGGCCATCGTCAGCCAGCTCGTGGTCATCGTGAAGGACACCGCACTCGGCGGCGCTCTGCTGAGCTTCACCGAGCTGCTGAACTCGCGTCAGACACTCGCCGCGTTCTACGCCAACGTCATCCCCAGCTTCATTGTGGTGGCGATCATCTACATCGTCCTGAACTTCATCATCACCAGCTTCGCGAGCTGGCTGGAGCAGCGGCTGCGGCGGGGCAAGAAGTCGACCGGGGCGGTGCTTCCGGCGGCAGCCATCGCGGGTACCACGGCGACCGGCGGTGAAGGCGGCGGCGCAATCGGTCTCGGGCTCGGGCCCGACACCTACCCGGGGTCGACCGACACGCCCCCCAGGAAAACCGACAACTGA
- a CDS encoding right-handed parallel beta-helix repeat-containing protein, protein MTPTSTVHRVAPKGRGTHRSITSAVRAAHDGDEIRVAPGEYVEHLVLDRAVRLLPEDGPEYAVRLLAASPGRPVLEVTAPGVRVEGLALTGQDPALPAVLANAGDLELERCEVSGGRIEAGGNASLTLTDCRVAGAELAAVHLNTTGPARLTRVVIEDIEGTGVVIGARAVAEATELTVRRVTGSGVRVRGAARAVLRECRISGPGRSGLLVEDGATVAALDCRVAETAAEGVRVLGSSARPEGREGVANRDGREGPDGKDGGVLLARCEILRTGTDGVAVSGTGDVLLLDCRVRDGSGPGVSADGESRAELVDCQVDRAHGSGLVARGSARLTAEGTSVTGSRANALLAGDRSEVRMATGDMTKSSFSAVHACDDSRVTLTSCRIASTPEHGIRATDRAGLTVEGGRITDCGLSGVRIDSAADARMRGLSVVRGRAGITTESTGTVVLEECDVTDAERAGISCGTGTAPVLRDCRISGTGTAGLVIGERATPGVEGCTVRDAAGSGLVVGPGAEPRVRSVTVARTGKNSLFVGEKARGTFEDCVFAGAGGDGTAFPALHVSAGGAPVLRGCLVRDTEEDVALEKGARPVFDECLSRDVKNPSLPTGVDQSLATTGSPGGDPRSTARETEAPPEDTIEDLLAELDGLAGLDRVKQDVSSLVKLMRMVRRREEMGLAPPPLSRHLVFTGNPGTGKTTVARLYGRILAAVGLLERGHLVEADRSALVGEYVGHTGPKTSRVFQQARGGVLFIDEAYSLTQYAGSNDFGQEAIATLLKLMEDHRDDVVVIVAGYLKEMEVFVRSNPGLASRFNRTLLFEDYGSAELVSIVEHQAAQHQYELTPDARESLISRFDAMPRDRGFGNGRTARQLFQAMTERQAYRIAELPDATESDVMTLRPEDIPQSP, encoded by the coding sequence GTGACCCCCACCTCCACCGTGCACCGGGTCGCTCCCAAGGGCCGCGGCACACACCGCAGCATCACCTCCGCCGTACGCGCCGCCCACGACGGCGACGAGATCCGTGTCGCCCCCGGCGAGTACGTCGAGCACCTGGTCCTCGACCGCGCGGTGCGGCTGCTGCCCGAGGACGGCCCGGAGTACGCCGTACGGCTGCTGGCCGCCTCCCCGGGCCGGCCCGTGCTGGAGGTCACCGCCCCGGGCGTACGGGTCGAGGGCCTCGCCCTGACCGGCCAGGACCCGGCGCTGCCCGCGGTGCTGGCCAACGCCGGCGATCTGGAGCTGGAGCGCTGCGAGGTCTCCGGCGGCCGGATCGAGGCGGGCGGCAACGCGTCGCTCACGCTGACGGACTGCCGGGTGGCGGGGGCCGAGCTGGCCGCCGTGCACCTCAACACCACCGGCCCGGCCCGGCTGACCCGGGTCGTGATCGAGGACATCGAGGGCACCGGAGTGGTCATCGGCGCCCGGGCCGTCGCCGAGGCCACCGAACTGACCGTACGGCGGGTCACCGGGTCCGGCGTCCGCGTACGGGGCGCCGCCCGGGCGGTGCTGCGTGAGTGCCGGATCTCCGGGCCGGGCCGCAGCGGCCTGTTGGTGGAGGACGGGGCGACCGTCGCCGCACTGGACTGCCGGGTGGCGGAGACGGCCGCCGAAGGCGTGCGGGTGCTGGGCAGTTCGGCACGCCCCGAGGGCCGGGAAGGCGTCGCGAACCGGGACGGCCGGGAGGGTCCGGACGGCAAGGACGGCGGCGTCCTGCTCGCCCGCTGCGAGATCCTGCGCACCGGCACGGACGGGGTCGCCGTCTCCGGCACCGGGGACGTCCTGCTGCTCGACTGCCGTGTGCGGGACGGCTCGGGGCCGGGGGTGAGCGCGGACGGCGAGAGCCGCGCGGAGCTGGTGGACTGCCAGGTCGACCGGGCGCACGGCTCGGGTCTGGTGGCCCGGGGCTCCGCGCGGCTGACCGCAGAGGGCACGTCGGTGACCGGCAGCCGGGCCAACGCCCTGCTGGCGGGCGACCGTTCCGAGGTCAGGATGGCCACCGGCGACATGACGAAGTCGTCGTTCAGCGCGGTGCACGCCTGCGACGACTCCCGGGTGACGCTCACGTCGTGCCGTATCGCCTCGACGCCGGAGCACGGGATCCGGGCCACCGACCGGGCCGGACTCACCGTCGAGGGCGGCCGCATCACGGACTGCGGACTGTCCGGGGTGCGGATCGACAGCGCTGCCGACGCCCGGATGCGTGGCCTCTCCGTGGTGCGCGGCCGGGCCGGGATCACCACCGAGTCGACCGGGACGGTGGTCCTGGAGGAGTGCGACGTCACGGACGCCGAGCGGGCCGGGATCTCCTGCGGAACGGGCACGGCCCCGGTGCTGCGGGACTGCCGGATCAGCGGAACCGGGACAGCGGGCCTGGTGATCGGCGAACGCGCCACGCCCGGCGTCGAGGGCTGCACGGTCCGGGACGCAGCGGGCTCCGGTCTGGTGGTGGGCCCGGGTGCCGAGCCCCGGGTCAGGTCCGTCACGGTGGCCCGGACCGGCAAGAACAGCCTGTTCGTCGGTGAGAAGGCGCGCGGCACGTTCGAGGACTGCGTCTTCGCCGGGGCCGGCGGCGACGGCACGGCCTTCCCGGCGCTGCATGTGTCGGCCGGCGGCGCCCCCGTCCTGCGCGGCTGTCTGGTCCGGGACACCGAGGAGGACGTGGCGCTGGAGAAGGGCGCCCGGCCCGTGTTCGACGAGTGCCTCTCCCGGGACGTGAAGAACCCGTCCCTGCCGACCGGCGTGGACCAGTCCCTGGCGACCACCGGAAGCCCGGGCGGGGACCCGCGGTCGACCGCGCGGGAGACCGAGGCACCTCCCGAGGACACCATCGAGGACCTGCTCGCCGAACTCGACGGCCTCGCCGGCCTGGACCGCGTCAAGCAGGACGTCTCGTCCCTGGTGAAGCTGATGCGGATGGTCCGGCGCCGCGAGGAGATGGGTCTCGCCCCGCCCCCGCTCAGCCGCCACCTCGTCTTCACCGGCAACCCGGGCACCGGAAAGACGACCGTCGCCCGGCTCTACGGCCGCATCCTGGCCGCCGTCGGGCTGCTGGAGCGCGGGCATCTGGTCGAGGCCGACCGATCGGCCCTGGTCGGCGAGTACGTCGGCCACACCGGCCCGAAGACCTCCCGCGTCTTCCAGCAGGCCCGGGGCGGCGTGCTGTTCATCGACGAGGCGTACTCCCTCACCCAGTACGCCGGTTCGAACGACTTCGGCCAGGAGGCGATCGCCACCCTGCTGAAGCTGATGGAGGACCACCGCGACGACGTGGTGGTGATCGTCGCCGGATACCTCAAGGAGATGGAGGTCTTCGTCCGCTCCAATCCCGGCCTCGCCTCCCGCTTCAACCGCACCCTCCTCTTCGAGGACTACGGCAGCGCCGAACTGGTCAGCATCGTCGAGCACCAGGCCGCCCAGCACCAGTACGAACTCACCCCGGACGCCCGCGAGTCGCTGATCTCGCGCTTCGACGCGATGCCCCGGGACCGGGGCTTCGGCAACGGCCGTACGGCACGCCAGCTGTTCCAGGCCATGACGGAACGCCAGGCGTACCGCATCGCCGAACTGCCGGACGCCACGGAGTCCGACGTGATGACGCTCAGGCCCGAGGACATCCCGCAGAGCCCCTGA
- a CDS encoding TAXI family TRAP transporter solute-binding subunit, which yields MVQVLPRIGTRQALLGSVASLVVLGLLAWWLWPREEPPSGTITFNTGADRGVYQQYGKQLRDALAGDMPGLQVDLVGSEGSQDNVRKVATGKADFAIAAADAVQTYIEEGRPGAEKLRGVARLYDDYVQLVVPADSTIQNISELEGKRVAVGPEGSGVRLIAERLLEADGLDIDKDIDARPDTIATSPDALRTGKIDAFFWSGGLPTRGLTNLATEQKYGFRFVPIRGDLVTALHNQGLVFSHYRTSVMPADAYPTILKDSVPTLTVANLLITRKDLDPRLTEWLTRVVLKSRDKIGKDVHAAQVVDLRTAIYTDPLPLHKGAKAYYLSVKP from the coding sequence ATGGTCCAGGTACTCCCACGCATCGGCACGCGGCAGGCGCTGCTGGGCTCGGTGGCTTCGCTGGTGGTCCTCGGGCTGCTCGCGTGGTGGCTGTGGCCGCGCGAGGAGCCGCCGAGCGGGACGATCACGTTCAATACCGGAGCCGACCGGGGCGTCTACCAGCAGTACGGCAAGCAGCTGCGGGACGCCCTTGCCGGGGACATGCCAGGCCTGCAGGTCGATCTGGTAGGCAGCGAGGGCTCCCAGGACAATGTCCGCAAAGTGGCCACCGGGAAGGCCGACTTCGCCATCGCCGCGGCCGACGCCGTGCAGACGTACATCGAGGAGGGCCGGCCCGGCGCCGAAAAGCTGCGGGGCGTGGCGCGACTGTACGACGACTACGTGCAACTGGTCGTCCCCGCCGACTCGACCATCCAGAACATCTCGGAGCTGGAGGGCAAGCGGGTCGCCGTCGGGCCCGAGGGGTCCGGTGTACGGCTGATAGCCGAACGTCTGCTGGAGGCGGACGGGCTGGACATCGACAAGGACATCGACGCGCGGCCGGACACCATCGCGACGAGTCCTGACGCCCTCCGTACCGGCAAGATCGACGCCTTCTTCTGGTCGGGCGGACTGCCCACAAGGGGTCTGACCAACCTCGCGACGGAGCAGAAGTACGGCTTCCGGTTCGTCCCGATCCGCGGCGACCTGGTGACGGCTCTGCACAACCAGGGCCTCGTCTTCAGTCACTACCGGACGTCCGTGATGCCCGCCGACGCGTACCCGACCATTCTCAAGGACTCCGTGCCCACCCTCACCGTGGCGAACCTGCTCATCACCCGCAAGGACCTGGACCCCAGGCTCACCGAGTGGCTGACCCGCGTGGTCCTGAAGAGCCGGGACAAGATCGGCAAGGACGTCCACGCGGCCCAGGTGGTGGACCTGCGCACCGCCATCTACACGGACCCGCTGCCCCTGCACAAGGGCGCCAAGGCGTACTACCTGTCGGTGAAGCCGTAG
- a CDS encoding amino acid ABC transporter ATP-binding protein, with protein sequence MTEVSVVKDAVPAADDLVVLKSVNKHFGALHVLQDIDLTITRGEVVVVIGPSGSGKSTLCRTINRLESVDSGDILIDGKPLPAEGKALAKLRADVGMVFQSFNLFAHKTVLENVMLGQLKVRKADRKKAEEKARSLLDRVGVSTQADKYPAQLSGGQQQRVAIARALAMDPKVMLFDEPTSALDPEMINEVLEVMQQLAREGMTMVVVTHEMGFARSAANRVVFMADGRIVEEAVPDQFFSNPRSDRAKDFLSKILHH encoded by the coding sequence ATGACCGAAGTTTCGGTGGTCAAGGACGCGGTGCCCGCGGCCGACGACCTGGTCGTCCTGAAGAGCGTCAACAAGCACTTCGGCGCGTTGCACGTACTCCAGGACATCGATCTGACGATCACCAGGGGCGAGGTCGTCGTGGTGATCGGACCCTCCGGGTCCGGCAAGTCCACCCTGTGCCGCACCATCAACCGGCTGGAGTCGGTCGACTCCGGCGACATCCTGATCGACGGCAAGCCGCTGCCCGCGGAGGGCAAGGCGCTCGCGAAACTGCGGGCGGACGTCGGCATGGTGTTCCAGTCGTTCAATCTCTTCGCGCACAAGACCGTGCTCGAGAACGTGATGCTGGGGCAGCTCAAGGTCCGCAAGGCCGACAGGAAGAAGGCCGAGGAGAAGGCCCGGAGCCTGCTGGACCGGGTCGGTGTGAGCACCCAGGCGGACAAGTACCCCGCGCAGCTCTCGGGCGGCCAGCAGCAGCGTGTCGCGATCGCGCGGGCGCTGGCCATGGACCCCAAGGTCATGCTCTTCGACGAGCCGACCTCGGCACTCGACCCCGAGATGATCAACGAGGTCCTGGAGGTCATGCAGCAGCTCGCCCGGGAGGGCATGACCATGGTCGTGGTCACCCACGAGATGGGCTTCGCCCGTTCGGCCGCCAATCGGGTGGTCTTCATGGCGGACGGCCGCATCGTCGAAGAGGCTGTGCCGGACCAGTTCTTCAGCAACCCCCGCAGCGACCGGGCCAAGGACTTCCTGTCGAAGATCCTGCACCACTGA
- a CDS encoding peptidoglycan recognition protein family protein, with the protein MTAFHVGGLNSGNLGIALLGTFTWQGPREAARASPTGPVKVLVRQHGVDPQARVTYTNPVNGTRKEVAEISGHRD; encoded by the coding sequence GTGACCGCCTTCCACGTCGGCGGCCTCAACTCCGGCAACCTCGGCATCGCCCTGCTGGGCACCTTCACCTGGCAGGGCCCGAGGGAAGCCGCCCGCGCCTCGCCCACCGGACCGGTGAAGGTCCTGGTCCGGCAGCACGGCGTCGACCCGCAGGCCCGGGTGACGTACACGAACCCGGTCAACGGCACCCGGAAGGAGGTCGCGGAGATCAGCGGCCACCGGGACTGA
- a CDS encoding pyrophosphohydrolase domain-containing protein: protein MSSSPARLVREFHRAFGLDARTAPTEVSPELAAHRGELLAEEAAEVAEVAVDGPLDRLAHELADVVYVAYGTALVHGIDLDSVIAEIHRANMTKLGPDGRVSRRDDGKVLKGDHYRAPDVSAVLRKQGWTG from the coding sequence ATGAGTTCCTCTCCCGCTCGCCTGGTCCGCGAGTTCCACCGGGCCTTCGGCCTCGACGCCCGTACCGCGCCCACCGAGGTCTCGCCCGAGCTGGCCGCCCACCGCGGCGAACTGCTGGCGGAGGAGGCCGCGGAGGTCGCCGAGGTGGCCGTCGACGGCCCGCTCGACCGGCTGGCCCACGAGCTGGCCGACGTCGTGTACGTGGCGTACGGCACCGCCCTCGTCCACGGCATCGACCTCGACTCGGTGATCGCCGAGATCCACCGCGCCAACATGACCAAGCTGGGTCCCGACGGGCGGGTGTCCCGCCGGGACGACGGCAAGGTGCTCAAGGGGGACCACTACCGGGCGCCGGACGTGTCGGCGGTACTGCGGAAGCAGGGCTGGACCGGCTGA
- a CDS encoding amino acid ABC transporter permease — MFDFLSNYNDPSFLGAFWMTVKLTVFSAIGSLIWGTMLAAMRVSPVPLMRGFGTAYVNLVRNTPLTVIIVFTSLGLADIFRMTMGAPDDFDVQGFRLAVLGFVAYTAAFVCEALRSGINTVPVGQAEAARALGLSFSQVLRLIVLPQAFRAVIGPLANVLIALTKNTTVAAAIGVAEAAYLMKGMIEKEAQTVLIAAIFAFGFVVLTLPTGLFLGWLSKRLAVKR; from the coding sequence GTGTTCGACTTCCTTTCAAACTACAACGACCCAAGCTTCTTGGGTGCGTTCTGGATGACGGTCAAGCTCACCGTCTTCTCTGCCATCGGCTCCCTGATCTGGGGAACCATGCTGGCCGCCATGCGCGTCAGCCCCGTACCCCTAATGCGCGGTTTCGGTACCGCCTATGTGAATCTCGTGCGGAACACCCCGCTGACCGTCATCATCGTCTTCACCTCGCTCGGCCTCGCCGACATCTTCCGGATGACGATGGGCGCGCCCGACGACTTCGATGTCCAGGGCTTCCGGCTCGCCGTCCTCGGGTTCGTCGCCTACACCGCGGCCTTCGTCTGCGAGGCACTGCGCTCCGGCATCAACACCGTGCCCGTCGGCCAGGCCGAGGCGGCCCGCGCCCTCGGACTGAGCTTCAGTCAGGTTCTCAGGCTCATCGTGCTGCCGCAGGCGTTCCGCGCGGTCATCGGGCCGCTGGCCAACGTACTGATCGCGCTCACGAAGAACACGACCGTGGCGGCCGCGATCGGTGTTGCGGAGGCCGCCTACCTCATGAAGGGCATGATCGAGAAGGAGGCGCAGACGGTGCTCATCGCCGCGATCTTCGCCTTCGGGTTCGTGGTTCTGACCCTGCCCACCGGCCTGTTCCTCGGCTGGCTGAGCAAGCGCCTGGCGGTGAAGCGATGA
- a CDS encoding glutamate ABC transporter substrate-binding protein — MKLRKVSAAAATALVLALTATACGGDDSSSNESGSGSGSGGGDKIKIGIKYDQPGLGLKESDGKFTGFDVDVATYVAKELGYEPKQIEFVETKSADRENALARGDVKFIAATYSINDERAKLVDFAGPYLLAHQDLLVKADSDISEGTDLNGKKLCSVTGSTSAENVKKDIAPKAQLKEYGGYSECIAALQSGAVDAVTTDDSILAGFAAQDNYKGQFKLAGLKLSNENYGIGVKKGDTATVDKINAALEKMVSDGAWETAVKENFGPAEYKNEPAPKIGDIK, encoded by the coding sequence ATGAAGCTTCGCAAGGTCTCCGCCGCAGCGGCCACCGCCCTCGTCCTCGCCCTTACGGCCACCGCCTGTGGTGGCGACGACAGCAGCAGCAACGAGAGCGGCTCGGGCTCCGGTTCCGGTGGCGGCGACAAGATCAAGATCGGTATCAAGTACGACCAGCCAGGTCTCGGCCTGAAGGAGTCGGACGGCAAGTTCACCGGCTTCGACGTGGACGTGGCGACCTACGTGGCCAAGGAGCTCGGTTACGAGCCCAAGCAGATCGAGTTCGTCGAGACCAAGAGCGCCGACCGTGAGAACGCCCTGGCCCGCGGCGACGTCAAGTTCATCGCGGCCACCTACTCGATCAACGACGAGCGCGCGAAGCTCGTCGACTTCGCCGGCCCGTACCTGCTGGCCCACCAGGACCTGCTGGTCAAGGCGGACTCGGACATCTCTGAGGGCACGGACCTCAACGGCAAGAAGCTGTGCTCGGTGACCGGTTCCACCTCGGCGGAGAACGTCAAGAAGGACATCGCCCCGAAGGCCCAGCTGAAGGAGTACGGCGGCTACTCCGAGTGCATCGCCGCCCTGCAGAGCGGCGCCGTGGACGCGGTCACCACCGACGACTCGATCCTCGCGGGCTTCGCCGCGCAGGACAACTACAAGGGCCAGTTCAAGCTCGCGGGCCTGAAGCTCAGCAACGAGAACTACGGCATCGGCGTCAAGAAGGGCGACACCGCGACCGTCGACAAGATCAACGCCGCCCTGGAGAAGATGGTCAGCGACGGCGCCTGGGAGACCGCGGTCAAGGAGAACTTCGGCCCGGCCGAGTACAAGAACGAGCCCGCCCCGAAGATCGGCGACATCAAGTAA